Proteins encoded together in one Triticum dicoccoides isolate Atlit2015 ecotype Zavitan chromosome 7B, WEW_v2.0, whole genome shotgun sequence window:
- the LOC119336035 gene encoding DIMBOA UDP-glucosyltransferase BX8-like: MEPSSTNPGRGRVVLLPLPYQGHINPMLRLAAALDSRGLAVTILHPETRAPDRRKLPADYRLVTIPDNIPPELAASGDVASFVFALNKNCAAPFRDYLAGALREEEKGEDGRIAFVVADVDWFAPLSVARELGVAALGLMTSSAARFLVYLAYPSLCHKGYLPVQDSNFNTAVEELPPFFVRDLHRVMDMTRHLAYADLLAHIVAGVRQSSGLIINTSGDIEGMEIERIHSEIALPVFAVGPLHMMTSSSSVESSLLTEDRSCLDWLDTQRPNSVLYVSFGSLVGIDTDEFLELAWGLADSQRPFVWVVRPRLVHGCKSSTLPDELQEKIGNRGRIVSWAPQQEVLRHPSVAAFLTHCGWNSTTESISEGVPMICRPLSGDQMGTARYVCDVWKVGVRVEVENQLKREQVQTAITRLMDGKEGEEVRERMRDLRHVVVKCTSEGGTSDVALQRLVDSNV; the protein is encoded by the exons ATGGAGCCAAGCAGCACCAACCCCGGCCGCGGCCGCGTGGTCCTCTTACCGCTGCCATACCAAGGACACATCAACCCCATGCTGCGCCTGGCCGCCGCGCTAGACTCCCGTGGCCTCGCGGTCACCATCCTCCACCCAGAGACCCGCGCGCCGGACCGCCGGAAGCTCCCGGCGGATTACCGCCTGGTCACCATCCCGGACAACAtaccgccggagctcgccgcgtCCGGGGACGTCGCGTCGTTCGTCTTCGCGCTGAATAAGAACTGCGCAGCGCCGTTCCGGGACTACCTGGCCGGCGCCCTCAGGGAGGAGGAGAAGGGGGAGGACGGCCGCATCGCCTTCGTGGTGGCCGATGTCGACTGGTTCGCGCCGCTCTCCGTGGCCAGGGAGCTGGGCGTGGCCGCTCTGGGCCTCATGACCAGCAGCGCCGCCAGGTTCCTGGTGTACTTGGCGTACCCAAGTCTGTGCCACAAGGGCTATTTGCCCGTCCAAG ACTCAAATTTCAACACTGCAGTTGAGGAGCTTCCCCCCTTCTTCGTGCGAGACTTGCATCGTGTGATGGACATGACTCGACACCTCGCATACGCCGATCTCCTCGCCCACATCGTCGCCGGCGTGAGGCAATCCTCCGGCCTAATAATCAACACGTCCGGAGACATCGAGGGCATGGAGATCGAGAGAATCCACAGCGAGATTGCCCTCCCGGTGTTCGCCGTCGGCCCTCTGCACATGATGACGTCGTCTTCATCCGTGGAGAGCAGCCTACTGACAGAAGATCGCAGCTGCTTGGATTGGCTGGACACACAACGGCCAAACTCTGTGCTCTATGTAAGCTTTGGGAGCTTGGTGGGCATCGACACAGACGAGTTCTTGGAGTTGGCCTGGGGCCTGGCCGACAGCCAGCGCCCGTTCGTGTGGGTGGTCCGGCCAAGGCTGGTGCACGGGTGCAAGTCCAGCACGCTTCCTGACGAGCTACAGGAGAAGATAGGCAATAGGGGTAGGATAGTCAGCTGGGCTCCGCAGCAGGAGGTGCTGAGGCATCCGTCTGTAGCCGCATTCCTCACACACTGCGGATGGAACTCGACGACAGAGAGCATATCAGAAGGTGTGCCGATGATATGCAGACCATTGTCCGGGGATCAAATGGGTACTGCCAGGTACGTGTGTGATGTGTGGAAGGTGGGGGTTAGGGTGGAGGTGGAGAACCAGTTGAAGAGAGAGCAAGTCCAGACGGCCATCACAAGACTCATGGATGGAAAGGAAGGTGAAGAGGTGAGAGAAAGAATGAGAGATCTGAGGCATGTGGTGGTGAAGTGCACTAGCGAAGGTGGGACATCTGATGTTGCTTTGCAACGTTTAGTGGATTCCAATGTTTAA
- the LOC119341052 gene encoding DIMBOA UDP-glucosyltransferase BX8-like: protein MAPSSTNRGRRRVLLLPLPYQGHINPMLRLAATLHSRGLAVTILHPETRAPDRRKLPADYRLVTIPDGISPELAASEDIASFVFALNKNCAAPFGDYLAGALRKEEEDGRVAFVVADVDWFAPLSVARELGVAALALMTSSAARFLVYLAYPSLSHKGYLPVQESNFNTTVDELPPFVVRDLDCVMDMARHLAYADLLAHIVAGVRQSSGLIINTFEGIEGMEIESIRSEIALPVFAVGPLHMMTASSSVDSSLLIEDRSCLDWLDKQRPHSVLYVSFGSLVGIDTEEFLEIAWGLADSQRPFLWVVRPGLVHGCEFSALPEELQEKIGSRGRIVSWAPQQEVLKHPSVVAFLTHCGWNSTTESISEGVPMICRPLASDQMRTSRYVCDVWKVGVRVEVENQLKRGDVQAAITRLMEGKKGEEVRERMKDLRHVMRKRTDEGGTSDVALQRLVDFSV, encoded by the exons ATGGCGCCAAGCAGCACCAACCGCGGCCGCCGCCGCGTGCTCCTCCTACCGCTGCCCTACCAAGGCCACATCAACCCCATGCTGCGCCTCGCCGCCACGCTGCACTCCCGCGGCCTCGCGGTCACCATCCTCCACCCGGAGACCCGCGCGCCGGACCGCCGGAAGCTCCCGGCAGACTACCGCCTGGTCACCATCCCAGACGGCATATCTCCGGAGCTCGCCGCGTCCGAGGACATCGCGTCGTTCGTCTTCGCGCTGAACAAGAACTGCGCGGCGCCGTTCGGGGACTACCTGGCCGGCGCCCTTagaaaggaggaggaggacggccgcgTCGCCTTCGTGGTCGCCGACGTGGACTGGTTCGCGCCGCTCTCCGTGGCCAGGGAGCTGGGCGTGGCCGCTCTGGCCCTCATGACCAGCAGCGCCGCCAGGTTCCTGGTGTACCTGGCGTACCCAAGCCTATCCCACAAGGGCTATTTGCCCGTCCAAG AGTCGAATTTCAACACTACAGTTGACGAGCTTCCCCCCTTCGTTGTACGAGACTTGGATTGCGTGATGGACATGGCTCGACACCTCGCGTACGCCGATCTCCTCGCCCACATCGTCGCCGGCGTGCGGCAATCATCCGGCCTAATAATCAACACGTTTGAAGGCATCGAGGGCATGGAGATCGAGAGTATCCGCAGCGAGATCGCCCTTCCGGTGTTCGCCGTCGGCCCTCTGCACATGATGACGGCGTCTTCATCCGTCGACAGCAGCCTACTGATAGAAGATCGCAGCTGTTTGGATTGGCTGGACAAACAACGGCCACACTCTGTGCTCTACGTTAGCTTTGGGAGCCTGGTGGGCATCGATACGGAGGAGTTCTTGGAGATTGCCTGGGGCCTGGCCGACAGCCAGCGCCCGTTCCTGTGGGTGGTCCGGCCGGGGCTGGTGCACGGCTGCGAGTTCAGCGCGCTCCCCGAAGAGCTGCAAGAGAAGATAGGTAGCAGAGGCAGGATAGTCAGTTGGGCTCCGCAGCAGGAGGTGCTGAAGCATCCGTCTGTGGTCGCGTTTCTCACGCACTGCGGCTGGAACTCGACGACGGAGAGCATATCGGAAGGCGTGCCGATGATATGCAGACCGTTGGCCAGCGATCAGATGCGCACTAGCAGGTATGTGTGTGATGTGTGGAAGGTGGGGGTTAGGGTGGAGGTGGAGAACCAGCTGAAGAGAGGGGACGTCCAGGCGGCCATCACAAGACTGATGGAAGGAAAGAAAGGTGAAGAGGTCAGAGAAAGAATGAAAGATCTGAGGCATGTGATGAGAAAGCGTACTGATGAAGGTGGGACATCTGATGTTGCTTTGCAACGTTTAGTGGATTTCAGTGTTTAA